From one Bos javanicus breed banteng chromosome 15, ARS-OSU_banteng_1.0, whole genome shotgun sequence genomic stretch:
- the LOC133261047 gene encoding uncharacterized protein LOC133261047 gives MKRHGRETFLQGNTEDPRTCREDCLSLTPSPSCSQESPQEKGSFSNSKKLCPTPARNPFPSTRRHARPASGFRCKQLFGPEREWPGRELARRAWRVASRGGTKAALSLNLPAVSASSSPPPDITGPRSTENGEAASAISISSLACGLRRAASLRIRFPHLLRSGRLPSCRSAGDLAAAEAGRMRGGKGRFNLCPPEAASLAALRAVLPAGLGCPGRGCRSPEQLLIQENHAFLSLYSKTANYTNRNRCEGSIFKSKSS, from the exons ATGAAAAGGCATGGTCGAGAGACATTCTTACAAGGAAATACA GAGGATCCTCGCACTTGCCGTGAAGACTGTCTGAGCCTCACGCCGAGCCCAAGCTGCTCTCAAGAGTCTCCCCAGGAGAAAGGGTCTTTCAGCAACAGCAAGAAGCTCTGTCCAACGCCGGCGAGAAACCCTTTCCCCAGCACTCGGCGCCACGCACGCCCAGCGTCCGGATTCCGTTGTAAACAACTGTTTGGGCCTGAGAGGGAGTGGCCGGGCCGGGAGCTAGCGAGGCGCGCCTGGAGGGTGGCCTCGAGGGGCGGGACAAAGGCTGCGCTAAGCCTCAACCTGCCCGCTGTGTCTGCCTCTTCCTCGCCTCCACCCGACATCACTGGGCCCCGGTCGACGGAAAACGGCGAAGCAGCGTCTGCAATCTCGATCTCGTCCCTGGCGTGCGGGCTCCGCAGGGCTGCCAGCCTGCGCATCCGCTTCCCTCACCTGCTCCGGAGTGGGCGTCTTCCCTCCTGCCGCTCGGCGGGGGATCTGGCGGCGGCGGAGGCGGGGAGGATGCGCGGCGGGAAGGGCCGGTTCAACCTCTGCCCCCCGGAGGCCGCATCCCTCGCTGCGCTGCGAGCGGTCCTCCCCGCCGGGCTCGG GTGCCCAGGCCGTGGCTGTCGCAGCCCTGAACAGTTGCTGATCCAAGAAAACCATGCTTTTCTCAGCCTGTATAGTAAGACAGCAAACTACACGAATAGAAATCGTTGTGAGGGGTCTATCTTCAAAAGTAAAAGTTCATAA